The following DNA comes from Saccharomyces mikatae IFO 1815 strain IFO1815 genome assembly, chromosome: 8.
ATATGTGTATGGGTTCATATGTATAATACCGTCCACTTTTAAATTTTCCTGTATTGGGAGAATAAAGATATCATTCCTTATATGACACATACATAAAAAGTAAATAGGAATCGACAATCGATACTGATTTGCACGGTTTTTTTGGTCAagtcatttttttatcttccttcaaagatatatatatatatatatatgtatacatttatatatatatatatgtatacatTTATATACAGTCTTGTCGGTTTCCCATGTCACATTACACAACATGCCGTAAAgcatttcttcaatttcttcttctcaGCATTCGGTGGGCTTTTGATTGACTGTCGAGTAGTGAAGTTTTTTGtcaaaaacttctttaCCGGCAAAGGctcaatattttttgttctgcGACTTTTTGAGCCAACGGAAGAAGTCGTTGTTGAGAAGCTTTCAACCCTTTTACTGACGCTTTGTTCAGCTTCGATATCGTGAGCGTTTCTTTCGCCTGGTAAGATAGATAAATCATCAGCTGGATGATTCTTGCTTATGAAACCTTGCAAAAGTTTTCTGCGGTCGCTTTTAGATTTTTCGATTTTTAATAACGCTGCAAACAACAAGTCTTCAATGTTTGCATCAAGCTTGGAggatatttcaaaataatcCAAACAGTGTGGCGAGAAATTCAGTTCTCGAAGGAATGCTAAAATTTTGTCATAACTGACGCTCCTTTCTGCAGTCAGGTCACATTTCGTACATGCTATGATTATGGGAATATTTATTTGACATTCCAAGCTTACCTGATGAATAATACAAATATAGGATTCTAAGCTAGCAAAGGAGCTGGCATTGGTAGAATCAAAACATAATATAACTGCATCAGACTGCTTGATCTGAATAGTAGTTAATTCCGAATGGTATGAAACCTCCATCCGATTAGtgtcaaaaatttgaacatCAATGTTCATAGGTCTTCCAGCAATCGGTTTATTATCACACGTAATAGCATTTGTAAGATATTCTTTCAGCAGGCCACTACGGTTCTGAACAGTTTTGTTAGCCCCTTTCATGACAGACTCGTCGATGTCACACTCGAAGATGTTGGGTAACTGTGATTTTATTTCAAGGGTCCGGCAGTATTTTATTAAAGAATCAAATTGAATAGTCTTATGATAGAGATCCGAAACCCTATAATTATTAGAATCTGTTATTTGAAATGAATTATTTAACCAACTGCGAACCAGAGACGTTTTTCCTGAGTGATCATCCCCAATTACACTaattttggaagattttAAATCGAAGCATCTTAAGATTAAAGATGGATCTTCTCTGCATAATGAGCGTGCAATCATAATGTTAGACCTATATTAATCAACACTAATATAGTaattataatgaaaaaaaattgaaaaaaagaaggtaaGAAAGCAAGGTAATTATCACCAAGTGAAATTTTTAGCATTATTTCTAGAATAAGTTCATATGCTCTGCATTTCTTTAAATATACTTCTGCAAATAGATTGTCTCAAATTCTCACAAATGCCAATGTAACTAAAGTAATACAAACGGCTCAAAAACCTTTGACCAGCTACATGTAAAGtgtcattaaaaaaaaaagtataggGAACTTTTACGACAATCCTTTGCGAGCGATCTTAATGCGGCAAAGTTATTTTTACAAGTCATCCCTATCAAAAgtactaaaaaaagaagaacataTTGTATGCACGGCATAAATGGGCGCTTACTAGTCAAAGTAGCAGCATTTAAACGGAGTCCattcatctttttctttacaCATCCTCTCAAATATACGCAGGTGCCCATAGAATTACACTCGAACACTCCTTATTGAAGATCGTTCGATCATTACGTCTGAACGATTTTTCGTCCGCTAGAATCTTAGGTGAACCTTGCTTGGTGTATAACACGACTAGCTCGACTGTCATGACGCAGGTAAAATTGATGAGCTCCGTctgcatatttttttttctttttacagCAGTAGTACCGCATCTTTCCCTATCGGGCTAAGGAATTTTAAACTTTTAgtgcaagaaaaaactcGTAGGAATACACATTTCTACATTTCCTTGCCGAATACCATGGTTTCTCAGATCACGCAAAGGAACTTTCCCAGGTTTTAATATATtgtcaaaataaaattatttttAACATTTATTTGAAAGGCAATACGTGCCTTCTTCTCCTTTATAATAGACGAAACATATatacttcttcaaaatagGGACCAAAGCTATAACTTGAAAAGAGGGGTATATTATCGGACTACCTCGTATAGCAAAAACGGATACGtgttaaaagaaaaaggccAAAAGGGAGCCGAGACCCAGCTGTTACAGAAGAATTTAAGTTTAGAGTCTagtccttttctttgtccGACTTGATGCGCTCAAGACTCTCCTAGATCTTCACATAAATGTGTCAATAGcacattatttttttctcattcGAGGTGGAAAAATAAGAGAAATTCAAGTTAGGGTAATATTAACATACCTTTTGTTACCCCCCTTGGAATattttaataattttcGAGATTTCATCATTTAGCCCAAAAGGGTAATTGCGTAAACATTTGTAGTTTCTTGGTGTATTTGTTTAGAATTGTTCATTGTTTATGAGCAACTATTTCACCCATCTTGAATACTCTTTGAaattattttatattcatATCCCGATTTTTGTAGAATtaatatcaagaaaagcATAAACAAGGAAATAAAGGACAATCATAGCGATAATGACTGGTGGACAGTCTTGCAATGGTAATATGATCGTTTGGATACCAGATGAGAGAGAAGTTTTTATAAAAGGGGAGTTGGTGAGTACAGACATCAACAAGAATAAATTTACCGGACACGAAGAACAGATAGGAATCGTTCGCCCGTTAAATTCATTGGACGCTTCTAATCTAGTGCAGGTGCGAATATCCAATGTATTCCCAGTCAATCCATCAACTTTTGATAAAGTAGAAAACATGTCTGAGCTAACACATTTGAACGAGCCCTCTGTGCTCTATAACTTGGAGAAGAGATACAATTGCGACCTGATTTACACCTATTCTGGCTTATTTTTGGTGGCGATTAACCCTTATCATGATTTGAATTTATATTCCGAGGAGCATATAAAACTGTACCACAGCAGTCATAACAGGTCATTGAAAAGCGACTTACAGGACAGTTCCCATGAAAAATTACCACCACATATCTTTGCGATTGCTGAAGAAGCTTACGAGAATCTCTTatcagaaaataaaaaccaaTCCATTTTAGTCACAGGTGAATCTGGTGCAGGCAAGACGGAAAACACGAAGAAGATCCTGCAATATCTAGCATCTATAACCTCCTCTTCTCCCTCCAAGGTAACGTCTGTTAATGATAGTTCTATTGtagaaagttttgaaatgaaaattttacaAAGTAATCCTATCTTAGAATCCTTTGGTAATGCGCAAACAGTACGAAACAACAACTCTTCAAGATTTGGTAAATTTATAAAGATCGAATTTAATGAACACGGTATGATTAACGGTGCGCATATTGAATGGTATCTTCtggaaaaatcaagaatCGTTCATCAGAATGCAAAGGAGAGAAATTATCAtatattttatcaattgTTATATGGAGTAGATGATTCTGAGTTAGAGCAACTATTCCTCAAATCCAGAAACATAAAAGATTacaaaattttatcaaacTCCAACCAAGATCTTATACCAGGAATCAATGACGTAgagaatttcaaaaaattgttatCGGCATTGAATATTATCGGATTCTCCAAAGAACAAGTAAAATGGATATTTCAGGTTGTGgctattattttattaattGGTAACATTGAGTTTGTCTCCGATAGAGCAGAACAGGCTTCCTTTAAAAATGATGTTAGCGCAATTTGTAGCAATTTAGGTGTGAACGAGAAAGATTTTCAAACTGCTATTTTAAGACCTAGATCAAAAGCCGGTAAAGAATGGGTTTCACAGTCCAAAAACTCTCAACAGGCAAAATTCATCTTAAATGCATTATCTAGAAATCTTTATGAACGACTTTTCGGTTATATTGTAGATATGATCAATAAGAACTTGGATCACGGCAGTGCATCTCTGAATTATATCGGATTATTGGATATTGCAGGTTTTGAGATTTTCGAGAACAATTCGTTTGAACAACTATGCATCAATTATACAAACGAAAAACTACAACAGTTCTTCAATAACCACATGTTTGTTTTAGAACAGAGTGAATATTTGAAGGAAAATATCCAATGGGATTACATAGATTACGGTAAAGATTTACAACTGACAATCGATTTGATCGAAAGCAAAGGTCCACCGACTGGTGTCCTACCGTTGTTAGATGAGGAAGCCGTTTTGCCCAAATCCACCGATGAGTCGTTCTACTCTAAGCTGATCTCTACTTGGGACCAAAATTCTTCTAAATTCAAACGTTCAAAATTAAGAAATGGATTTATCCTGAAACATTATGCTGGAGATGTTGAGTACACTGTCGAAGGTTGGTTATCGAAAAACAAAGATCCTCTAAATGATAATCTTCTCTCATTATTATCTACTTCGCAGAATGCTATTATATCAAAACTATTCGAGCTGGAGGGAGAAAAGTTCTCTAGCACTAGTATAGAAGCCAACATCTCCAACCAAGAAGTTAAAAAGTTAGCTAGAACAAGTAACTTTAAGACAACCTCGTCACGTCATAGAGAACAGCAGATAACATTACTAAATCAATTAGCCTCTACGCATCCACATTTTGTTCGTTGTATAATTCCAAATAATGTGAAAAGACCGAAAGAATTTAACAGAAAGTTGATCTTAGATCAATTACGTTGCAATGGTGTTCTAGAGGGTATCAGACTTGCGAGAGAAGGTTACCCAAATAGAATAGCATTTCAGGAGTTTTTCCAGCGGTATAAGATCTTGTATCCTGAAAATTCGAATTCTACATCCTTCAATTCCAGATTAAAATCCACCATCAAACAAAGTTGCGAATTTCTTCTAACGTCTTTGCAACTAGATACTAATGTGTATAAAATTGGT
Coding sequences within:
- the SMKI08G0650 gene encoding uncharacterized protein (similar to Saccharomyces cerevisiae YHR022C; ancestral locus Anc_5.266), whose translation is MIARSLCREDPSLILRCFDLKSSKISVIGDDHSGKTSLVRSWLNNSFQITDSNNYRVSDLYHKTIQFDSLIKYCRTLEIKSQLPNIFECDIDESVMKGANKTVQNRSGLLKEYLTNAITCDNKPIAGRPMNIDVQIFDTNRMEVSYHSELTTIQIKQSDAVILCFDSTNASSFASLESYICIIHQVSLECQINIPIIIACTKCDLTAERSVSYDKILAFLRELNFSPHCLDYFEISSKLDANIEDLLFAALLKIEKSKSDRRKLLQGFISKNHPADDLSILPGERNAHDIEAEQSVSKRVESFSTTTSSVGSKSRRTKNIEPLPVKKFLTKNFTTRQSIKSPPNAEKKKLKKCFTACCVM